The Jeotgalibacillus haloalkalitolerans region TTGCCAGTTCAGGATCTGTGAAGCATACAGCAGGAATTGCAAGGTAGTCTACTTCAGACTTTTCACCGCCGATTACTTCAGCAGCAATTTTACCTTCGTATGAAGCTTTGTGTGCAAGTGGTGGTCCGTCAACGATATCACCGATTGCAAAGATATTATCAACACTTGTACGGCACTGCTTGTCCGTTTTGATAATACCTTTATCAGTCATTTCGATTCCAACCTGATCAAGACCGATCTCATCAGTGTTTGGACGACGGCCAACTGTTACTAATACGTAATCTGCATCAATTGAAACTTCTTCACCTTTAGCTTCATATGATACTTTTACGCCGTCTTCAGATTCTTCAACGCCTTTAGCCATTGCTTTTGTAATGACATCAACGCCTTTTTTCTTCAGACCTTTCTTAACAACAGAAGTCATCTGCTTTTCGAATCCGCCAAGGATATCGTCAGCACCTTCGAGGATTGTTACTTCAGAACCCATATTTGCATATGCAGTTCCAAGCTCAGTACCGATGTAACCTCCACCGATTACAACAAGCTTTTTAGGGATTTCTTTAAGTGCAAGTGCACCTGTTGAATCAAGTACACGCTTAGAGAATTTAAATGATGGAATTTCAATTGGGCGTGAACCTGTTGCCACAATTGCATTCTTAAACTTATAAGTTTGAGAATTTTTTTCATCCATTACTTTCACTGTTTCACTGTCCACAAAGTACGCTTCACCGCGAACGATTTCTACTTTGTTACCTTTTAGAAGCCCTTCAACACCGCCAGTAAGCTTTTTCACTACACCGGCTTTCCATTCCTGGGCTTTATCAAAGTTGATTTTTACGTTCTCAGCTACAACACCCATATCTTCTGAGCCTTTTGCATGCTCATAGCGGTGGCCGATAGAAATCATTGCTTTTGATGGGATACAGCCGACATTCAGGCAGACACCGCCAAGGTTTTCTTTCTCAACGATTGTTACTTTTTGTCCAAGCTGTGCTGCACGGATTGCTGCAACATAACCTCCAGGACCTGATCCGATGACGAGAGTATCTGTTTCGATTGGGAAATCTCCAACTACCATTGTTTTACGCCTCCATTAGTAAAAGTTCTGGATCGTTCAATAAACGTTTGATGTGGTTTAACGCGTTTTGTGCAGTTGCACCATCAATCATACGGTGATCGAAGCTCAATGATAATGCTAACACAGGAGCCGCTACAATTTCACCATTTTTTACAACAGGCTTCTCTGCAATACGACCAATTCCTAGAATTGCTACTTCAGGGTGGTTAATAACTGGTGTGAACCACTGTCCGCCAGCTGAACCGATATTTGTGATTGTGCATGAAGCACCTTTCATTTCATCACCTGAAAGTTTACCGTCACGTGCCTTAACTGCAAGCTGGTTGATTTCATCTGAAATACTAAATACAGATTTGCGGTCAGCATGTTTCACAACAGGTACTACAAGTCCTTTTTCAGTGTCAGCAGCAATACCGATATTGTAGTAGTGCTTCTGAACAATTTCCTGAGTCTCATCATCAAGCATTGTGTTAAGTACAGGGTACTCACGTAATGCTGAAACAAGTGCTTTTACGACGTATGGAAGGAATGTCAGCTTGATATCCTTTTCAAGCGCAATTTCCTTGAACTTCTTACGGTGAGCAACGAGCTTCTCAACATCAACTTCGTCCATCAGTGTTACGTGTGGAGCAGTGTGCTTAGAGTTAACCATTGCTTTAGCAATTGCTTTTCTCATTCCGCTCATCTTCTCACGTGTTTCAGGGAACTCACCCTCTGGAGCCGGAGTTGATTTTGGCGCTGATTTTTCTTCTTTCTGTTCAGCAGGCTGTTCTGTTGTTTCAGACTTAGCTTCAGCTGTATCACCTTTCAGATATGCATCGATATCTTCTTTAGATACTCGGCCGTTTTTACCTGAACCTGATACGTAACGGATGTCAACGTCGTTATCACGAGCGTATTTACGCACTGATGGCATTGCGATTACGCGGCGGTCAGGATCTACATCTTCCTGAGGCTTTGCTTCAGCCGATTCTTCTGAAGAAGCTTCTTCAGCCGGCGCTTCCTCTTTCTTTTCTTCCTTAGGCTCTTCTTTCTTCTCATCGCTGCTGTCAGAACCTTTGAACTGAAGGTTTTCATAGCCAGGTGCATCAAGCTTAATCAGTGTGTCACCTACTACTGCCACTGTTCCTTCATCTACAAGAATTTCTTCTACAGTACCAGCTACCGGAGATGGAATTTCAACAACAGCTTTATCGTTTTGAACCTCACAAAGCACGTCATCTTCTTCTACTTTATCTCCAACACTGATAAACCATTTTACAATTTCACCTTCGTGAATACCTTCACCGATATCAGGTAATTTAAATTCGAATGACAATGTTTTCACCCTCCTGGTTAGGAATTTTCTATTCTTGCATGTTTATGAAAAGGGAAAACGGAGAAAATTCTCCGTTTCACTCATTAAAATTCAAGTACTTTTTTAGCTGTTGCTACTACATCTTTAGCATTTGGAAGCCATACTGATTCTGCCTGAGAGAATGGGAATACAGTATCAGCAGCTGCTACACGCAGCACTGGCGCTTCGAGGCTAAGAATTGCACGGTCGTTGATTTCAGCTACTACGCTAGCTGCAATTCCAGCCTGCTTTTGAGCTTCCTGTACAACGATTGCACGGTTTGTCTTTTCAACTGACTTGATAATCGTTTCGATATCAAGCGGCTGAATTGTACGAAGGTCAATCACCTCTACAGAGTGACCATCTTTTTCAAGCTGTTCAGCTGCTTTAAGTGATTCATGAACCATTGCGCCGTAAGTCACAATTGTAAGGTCAGTTCCTTCACGCTTCACATCAGCTTTACCAATTTCGATTGTGTACTCTTCTTCAGGTACATCTTCACGGAATGAACGGTAAAGTTTCATGTGCTCAAGGAAAATAACTGGATCGTTGTCACGGATTGCTGAAATCAGAAGTCCTTTTGCATCAGTTGGTGTTGAAGGGATAACTACCTTCAGACCAGGCTGCTGCGCCATCAGACCTTCAAGTGAATCAGCGTGCAGTTCAGGTGTATGAACCCCTCCGCCAAATGGTGAGCGGATTGTGATTGGTGAACTGTATTTGCCACCGCTGCGGTATCTCATACGAGCCATCTGACCGCTTACTGAGTCCATTACTTCAAATACGAAGCCGAAGAACTGAATTTCCGGCACTGGACGGTAGCCTTCAAGTGCAAGACCGATTGCAAGACCGCCGATACCTGACTCCGCCAGTGGAGTATCAAATACGCGTTCTTCACCAAATTCTTTTTGCAGACCTTCAGTTGCACGGAATACGCCTCCGTTATTACCAACGTCTTCACCGAACACAAGAACATTTTCGTCATTTTTAAGTTCTGTCCGGAGTGCATCTGTAATTGCCTGAATCATCGTCATTTGTGCCATGGCTTACTTCGACTCCTTCTCTTTATAAATTTCATATTGTTCATTTAAGTTGTATGGCATTTCTTCATACATGATTTCCATTAGATCAGTAACCTTCTGCTTAGGCGTATCATCAGCTTCTTTAATTGCAGCTTTGATTTCCTCTTTTGCTTTTTCGATTACTTCATTTTCTTTTTCTTCATTCCATAGTCCCTTCTCTTCAAGGAACTTGCGGAAACGTACCAGTGGGTCTTTCTTTTCCCACTCAGTATCCATATCATCAGTACGGTAACGTGTCGGATCGTCACCAGCCATTGTATGTGGACCATAACGGTAGCAAAGTGTTTCGATCAGTGTTGGACCTTCACCCGCAACTGCGCGATCACGAGCTTCACGAGTCGCTGCATATACTGCCAGAGGATCCATTCCATCAACAAGAATTCCAGGGATACCGGCTGAAACAGCTTTTTGAGCGATTGTTTTACCTTTTGTCTGCTTATCACGAGGTGTTGAGATCGCGAACTGGTTATTCTGAACAACAAAAATTGCTGGTGCATTATATGAACCTGCAAAGTTAATTCCTTCATAGAAATCACCCTGTGAAGATCCGCCATCACCAGTGTAAGTGATTGCTACAGTATCTTTACCGCGCTTTTTAAGACCAAGTGCAATACCAGCAGTCTGAACGTATTGAGCACCGATAATGATTTGCGGCGGAAGTACATTAACACCTTCAGGAGAGTTGTTACCCTGGAAATGACCTCTTGAGAATAAGAAAGCCTGTGCAAGTGGTAAGCCATGCCAGATAATCTGAGGTACATCACGGTAACCAGGTACTACCCAGTCTTCTTTTTCAAGTGCATAATGAGAAGCAATCTGAGAAGCTTCCTGACCTGCAGTTGGTGCATAGAAACCAAGACGGCCCTGACGGTTTAATGAGATTGAACGCTGATCAAGAATACGCGTATAAACCATACGGCTCATTAATTCCTGAAGCTGCTCATCACTAAGTTCCGGCATTGCATCTTCGTTTACTACTTTTCCTTCTTCGTTAAGAATCTGGAACATTTCAAACTTTTCTTCGATCTGTTCTAAAACTTTTACAGAATCGAATGGTGTCTTCTTTTTAGAAGCCATGTAATCCACCTATCCTTTCGGTTTTGTCAAATTCATGCGTGTTCGTCTTCAGAACACAATTACTTTATATTTTTCCACAAATCCAGTGGTAAAAAACCTAAAGTGTTAAATTCTTTTTATCTGTATTAATTTACAGAGAAAAACTATTAATACAGTTCACGAAATAAATTCTACATGAGAGGCGATATATCGTCAATCATAAAGTTTTAAAGTGTTTTTCCGAGGAATTATTTTACACACATTCTTGTAACTGTATTAATTAAAACCAATCCTGTACTATATTAATAACGATAAGCAGGAACTGTTATATGTCTGTTTTTACACCCGCATAAAAAAAGAGCAGACATTTGTCTACTCTTCAGTATCAAGCTCAGCCAGATCATAATACTCTGCCTTTAGCTCGTTATATTCACTTGTTAAATCATTAAAAGCTGTATTCGCCTCAATGATGACCGCGTTCTGATCATTTACTGAAGTGATTTGCTCCTCAAGTTCTTCTAATTGAAGATCTTCGTTTTTCAATAGCTCATATAATTCTCTGTTCAACGCAATTCCTGATTCGTACGCCGAAGTTAATTCTTCATGAGAAAGATAGCGGTTATTCATTGTTTCAATCATTAACTCAACATGCTGCCTGACTTCATCGGAATCCAGGTCTTCAGTAAGCGCTTCTACTCCGCTGAACTCTTCTTCAGAGCTTTCAATTGCAGCTCTTTCTTCAGCAAGCTTTTCTTCCCGTGCTTCCAAATTCCCTAAAGCTTCGTCTGCCAGTGAATTAATCTGCTCAAATTCTTCCATACTTAGCGACATAATTTCGTCATACAACTGCTGTTCTTCAGTTTCTAATTCACGCAAGTCATTCTGGGCACTTACGTAACCCTCTTCTGCTGCTACAGCAGCTTCTAGCTTTTCACTGATTTCTTCTTCTGCAGGTGTTCCGAACACACAACCGGAAAGAAAAATAGCTGAAAAACAAAAAGCGCCTGCTATGTATGTTTTCACTTAATGTAACCCCCTTGAATAATAACACTTAATATCATATCTATGATTAGGCCAAACTTCAATCTTTTTTAGCCCTGAAGGTGAAGGAAATCACCGAAACCGAAATATATTTGTCAAAAAATAGCTTTTCAATGCATGTTTTAGCCTCAGTAATTTTTTTCATCTGTATAATCTGATATGATAATGTTTATACTGATTTGATCGGGAGGAAAGTAAGATGATTACAATGAAAGATATTGTCCGGGATGGTCATCCTGTGCTGCGGCAAAAAGCCGAAAAAGTGGATTTACCACTAACAGAATCTGATAAAAAAACAATGGCTTTGCTGTTGGAGTATATTAAAAACAG contains the following coding sequences:
- a CDS encoding dihydrolipoamide acetyltransferase family protein, which translates into the protein MSFEFKLPDIGEGIHEGEIVKWFISVGDKVEEDDVLCEVQNDKAVVEIPSPVAGTVEEILVDEGTVAVVGDTLIKLDAPGYENLQFKGSDSSDEKKEEPKEEKKEEAPAEEASSEESAEAKPQEDVDPDRRVIAMPSVRKYARDNDVDIRYVSGSGKNGRVSKEDIDAYLKGDTAEAKSETTEQPAEQKEEKSAPKSTPAPEGEFPETREKMSGMRKAIAKAMVNSKHTAPHVTLMDEVDVEKLVAHRKKFKEIALEKDIKLTFLPYVVKALVSALREYPVLNTMLDDETQEIVQKHYYNIGIAADTEKGLVVPVVKHADRKSVFSISDEINQLAVKARDGKLSGDEMKGASCTITNIGSAGGQWFTPVINHPEVAILGIGRIAEKPVVKNGEIVAAPVLALSLSFDHRMIDGATAQNALNHIKRLLNDPELLLMEA
- the lpdA gene encoding dihydrolipoyl dehydrogenase; its protein translation is MVVGDFPIETDTLVIGSGPGGYVAAIRAAQLGQKVTIVEKENLGGVCLNVGCIPSKAMISIGHRYEHAKGSEDMGVVAENVKINFDKAQEWKAGVVKKLTGGVEGLLKGNKVEIVRGEAYFVDSETVKVMDEKNSQTYKFKNAIVATGSRPIEIPSFKFSKRVLDSTGALALKEIPKKLVVIGGGYIGTELGTAYANMGSEVTILEGADDILGGFEKQMTSVVKKGLKKKGVDVITKAMAKGVEESEDGVKVSYEAKGEEVSIDADYVLVTVGRRPNTDEIGLDQVGIEMTDKGIIKTDKQCRTSVDNIFAIGDIVDGPPLAHKASYEGKIAAEVIGGEKSEVDYLAIPAVCFTDPELATVGYNEAQAKEEGIEVNAAKFPFGANGRALALNQTEGFVKLVTRKEDGLIIGAQIAGDGASDMIAELGLAIEAGMTAEDVAMTIHAHPTLGEISMEAAEVALGTPIHIVK
- a CDS encoding alpha-ketoacid dehydrogenase subunit beta, translating into MAQMTMIQAITDALRTELKNDENVLVFGEDVGNNGGVFRATEGLQKEFGEERVFDTPLAESGIGGLAIGLALEGYRPVPEIQFFGFVFEVMDSVSGQMARMRYRSGGKYSSPITIRSPFGGGVHTPELHADSLEGLMAQQPGLKVVIPSTPTDAKGLLISAIRDNDPVIFLEHMKLYRSFREDVPEEEYTIEIGKADVKREGTDLTIVTYGAMVHESLKAAEQLEKDGHSVEVIDLRTIQPLDIETIIKSVEKTNRAIVVQEAQKQAGIAASVVAEINDRAILSLEAPVLRVAAADTVFPFSQAESVWLPNAKDVVATAKKVLEF
- the pdhA gene encoding pyruvate dehydrogenase (acetyl-transferring) E1 component subunit alpha, encoding MASKKKTPFDSVKVLEQIEEKFEMFQILNEEGKVVNEDAMPELSDEQLQELMSRMVYTRILDQRSISLNRQGRLGFYAPTAGQEASQIASHYALEKEDWVVPGYRDVPQIIWHGLPLAQAFLFSRGHFQGNNSPEGVNVLPPQIIIGAQYVQTAGIALGLKKRGKDTVAITYTGDGGSSQGDFYEGINFAGSYNAPAIFVVQNNQFAISTPRDKQTKGKTIAQKAVSAGIPGILVDGMDPLAVYAATREARDRAVAGEGPTLIETLCYRYGPHTMAGDDPTRYRTDDMDTEWEKKDPLVRFRKFLEEKGLWNEEKENEVIEKAKEEIKAAIKEADDTPKQKVTDLMEIMYEEMPYNLNEQYEIYKEKESK
- a CDS encoding YkyA family protein; translation: MKTYIAGAFCFSAIFLSGCVFGTPAEEEISEKLEAAVAAEEGYVSAQNDLRELETEEQQLYDEIMSLSMEEFEQINSLADEALGNLEAREEKLAEERAAIESSEEEFSGVEALTEDLDSDEVRQHVELMIETMNNRYLSHEELTSAYESGIALNRELYELLKNEDLQLEELEEQITSVNDQNAVIIEANTAFNDLTSEYNELKAEYYDLAELDTEE